A region of the Nocardia asteroides genome:
GAGCGACGCGCTCGACGGCTTGGGCCGGCCGCGGGCCACTCGGCCCGGGCACGGGCTGCCCGCGCCCACCGACACAGCACACGGCAGGTGCGGCACATCCACCGCGCCGCACCAACAGATGCACGACCGGAGGCATTCGTGATCATCGAACTCGAAGCGCCCTGGAGCCTGCCTCACTCCACCTGTCGCACCGGAGACCGCGATGACCATCCACACCACCGAGTGGACGATGACCAGTGACCTGACCCCGGAATCGGCCTGCCGCGACACCGACGCCACCGACGACTGGCGGCTGAGCTGGCTGCCGGACCGACGGCTCACCCGCAGTCAGGCGCTGGCCGGCATGCACCTGGACGAACTGCTCAGCGACCCGCACCTCGTGCACGACCGCATGGCACAAGCCCGCGTCGACGTCTACGCCGACCAACTGGGCATCTTGCGCGACCACGCGGTGATCCTGCTCGCCAAGCGCATGGCGGCGCGGCTGGGCCGGCAATTGGCAGCGAAGGAGGATCCGGCGCCGCCGGGGCACGATACCCGCGACCGGCGATCGCACAGCCCGGAAACACCGTTCGTGCACGGCTGAACGCCATCGCGCGGGTCAGGCGTGCGCTTTGTGCTCCGCGCCGACTGCCTCGCCGATGCTGCCGTACCCCTCGGCGCGCAACCGCTGCGCCAGGCCGCGATGGATCCTGCGCATCCAGAACGGACCGCCGTAGATGAAACCGGTGTAGCCCTGCAACAGCGTCGCACCGGCGAGGACGCGTTCCCACGCCTGGTCGACGGTTTCGATACCGCCGACCGAGATCAGCACCAGACGATCGCCGACGCGCCGGTACAGCCGCCGCAGCACTTCGAGCGAACGGTCGGCGACCGGCGGACCGGACAGACCACCCGCCCCCATGGCCTCGACCTCACCGACCGGGGTGCGCAGGCCGTCGCGGCGGATGGTGGTGTTGGTGGCCACGATGCCTGCCAGGCCGAGTTCGACGGCCAGTTCGGCGACCGCGTCGATGTCCTCGTCGGACAGATCCGGTGCGATCTTCACCAGCACCGGCACCCGCACGCTGTCCAGCACCGCCCGCAGCAGCGGGCGCAGCGATTCGACCGCCTGCAGATCCCGCAGGCCGGGGGTGTTGGGGGAGCTGACGTTGACGACGATGAAATCGGCCAGCGGCCCCAGCAGCGCCGCGCCGGCGGCGTAGTCCGCGGCCGCGGCATCCGGCTCGACGACCTTCGTCTTGCCGATGTTCGCGCCGATCGGCACCCCGCCACGCCGCCTGCGCAGACGTTCGGCGGCCGCGGCGGCGCCGTGGTTGTTGAAACCCATCCGGTTGATCAGCGCCCGATCGGCGGGAAGCCGGAACAGCCGCGGCGCCGGATTGCCCGGTTGCGCCTGCGCGGTGACGGTGCCGATCTCGGCGAAACCGAACCCCAACGGCGCCCAGGCATCGACGCCGTCGGCGTTCTTGTCGAAACCGGCGGCCAGGCCCAGCGGCGCGGGGAACTCGACCCCGAAGGCCTCGGTGCGCAGGATCGGATCGCGGGTGCGCAGGATCTGACTCATCGCCCAGCGCAGGGGCGGTAACCAGGCGGCGAACCGCATGGCCGCGAACACGAGGTGGTGGATGCGTTCCGGCGCGACCAGGAACATCAGTCGGAGTAGCAGGGCGTACATCGGCTCACATTCCGGGTTCGGGCTGGGGTAGTAGTGCGGATTTTCGCCGCCGCAGCAGCACCCGCCTGCTGCCGTCGGTGTAGGCCCGCACGCGGGAGAGTTCCCAGCCACCGAACTCGGCCTGGATCGCCAGCCGCATGGACGCGGTCACCCGCGTGACATCCGGCGGCAGCCGCAGCGGCACGTACTCGTAGTCGTCGCTCGTGGTTTCCCAGCCCGCGGGCAGCGCGCGCCCGCGCCCCCGATGAGCTGTCGGATCAGCAGATGCCGCGGAATCGTCGCCCGCGCGTGATGTCCGAGCCATCAGTGCCCTCTCTTCCGATCGTCCGCACCGATCCGTTGCAGACCCTCGCCGGTCGCGGACCCTACGAACAGATCGCCGGTGCGTTGCTCGATGGCCACCGAGTTCGGTTGCCGGACGGTGGCGTAGCGGCCCACTTCCTTCGGTATACCAGTCGACAGGTCGAATCCGACGACCTCGTTGCGCTGCGTGCACGTCACCCACACGGTGTCGGACCGCTGATCGTAGGCAAGTGCGTAAGGCGAAGATCCTACCGGGAAACGCTGGCGCAACACGAGCGGTCCGGCGGTGTAGACCAGCAGTTCGCCCCCGGCGGTATCGGTGACCACGAACCGGCCGCGTGTGTCGCCGATCAGCTGCGTGGCCCCGTCACCGGCCCGCAGCGCCAATCCGGGGCGCTGCTGGGCCGGGTCGAACTCGAAGATCGCGGTCTGACGCCGGTCGAGCACGGTGAGCTTGCCGTCGGCTTCGGCGAGTGCGTCGGCGGAGACGAGCCCGGACACGGTGTGGGTCACCTCGCCGCCGGGGGCAAGCTCCAGTACCCGGCCGTCGGCGGTGCCGACGAGCAACCCGCCGTCCCGGCGGGCGCGTACCGACCGCACGTCGCCGTCGACGGCCACCTCACCGACCGCGCCCGAGGTCAGATCCACCCGCAGCACCCGGCCCGGCGCGGCCGCCAGCATCTCACCCGGCCTGCCCGGCGCGAGACCGCCGGCACGCTTCGGCAGCCGCACCGTGCGGACCACGGGCGGGGCGGCGTCAGGGTCGATGACGGTGAGAACGGCGCCGTCCAGGCCCACCAGCAGCCCGCTGGAGGGATCGGCTTCCAGCGCGGTGATCGGGCCCGCGGGCAGTACCCGCCCGGCCGGCGGTGTCGTCGCCGCGGGCGCGTCCGCGGCGGTGGCCGGTTCCCTGGTCGGCAGATCGGGACCGCCGCCGGAGGAGCATCCCGCCAGCAACGCCAGCACCGCCACACCCGCGAATGCCGAGACGACCGAGCCGCGAGGGCGCATCCACCGAACTCCTTCTACCGACGAATCATCCGCAACCTTTCCATCTGACCATGATGACGTAACGAACCGACCGACCGGGTATCGGCTCGAGCGGAATGTCGGTGCTCAGGGTTACGGTGGAGTCTCACACCGTCCGATACAGGGAGATCCGGGTTGGAAACCGACCATCCGTCGGAATTTGCCATCGACGA
Encoded here:
- a CDS encoding quinone-dependent dihydroorotate dehydrogenase; this translates as MYALLLRLMFLVAPERIHHLVFAAMRFAAWLPPLRWAMSQILRTRDPILRTEAFGVEFPAPLGLAAGFDKNADGVDAWAPLGFGFAEIGTVTAQAQPGNPAPRLFRLPADRALINRMGFNNHGAAAAAERLRRRRGGVPIGANIGKTKVVEPDAAAADYAAGAALLGPLADFIVVNVSSPNTPGLRDLQAVESLRPLLRAVLDSVRVPVLVKIAPDLSDEDIDAVAELAVELGLAGIVATNTTIRRDGLRTPVGEVEAMGAGGLSGPPVADRSLEVLRRLYRRVGDRLVLISVGGIETVDQAWERVLAGATLLQGYTGFIYGGPFWMRRIHRGLAQRLRAEGYGSIGEAVGAEHKAHA
- a CDS encoding DUF5703 family protein, with protein sequence MPAGWETTSDDYEYVPLRLPPDVTRVTASMRLAIQAEFGGWELSRVRAYTDGSRRVLLRRRKSALLPQPEPGM